From Streptomyces sp. HUAS MG91, the proteins below share one genomic window:
- a CDS encoding MarR family winged helix-turn-helix transcriptional regulator: protein MAYETKRAPCGSWTTASEGVVARGFDGLRPVHGFAFSRLSAGDATATELAAHLGVTQQAASRLVDEMVRKGYVERQPHPHDARARLLVLTERGRACTRAAEEAAGDAVLPWVERLGEGQVRALAAQLLALAPGGPVRPIW from the coding sequence GTGGCGTACGAAACGAAGCGGGCGCCGTGCGGTTCGTGGACGACGGCCTCCGAGGGCGTCGTGGCCAGAGGGTTCGACGGGCTGCGGCCCGTGCACGGCTTCGCGTTCTCGCGGCTGTCCGCCGGGGACGCCACCGCCACCGAACTCGCCGCCCATCTCGGCGTGACCCAGCAGGCCGCGAGCCGGCTCGTCGACGAGATGGTGCGCAAGGGGTACGTGGAGCGGCAGCCGCACCCCCATGACGCGCGGGCCCGCCTCCTGGTGCTCACCGAGCGCGGACGGGCCTGCACCCGGGCGGCGGAGGAGGCCGCCGGGGACGCCGTGCTGCCCTGGGTGGAGCGGCTCGGTGAGGGACAAGTACGGGCACTGGCAGCCCAGTTGCTGGCCCTCGCGCCCGGCGGGCCGGTCAGGCCGATCTGGTGA
- a CDS encoding xylan 1,4-beta-xylosidase, whose amino-acid sequence MGCHGWNPEERRWRLIAALGVGMAALALVLAVLGTLPDSRGGTGSIAGTTPDGDKVHGTPVSPPRQEGPEVGWGFTHTQHSADEGARSAVTRTEKLLGERPMPQNQAIMGWGADNPEPVKGRYDFDALDRRVDFVRASGGTPVITLCCAPDWMKGGEAGVDRTDWSRHNLEKAPDPDHYQDYANLAATVAKRYPDVRHFIVWNEFKGFWNDEKGRWDYEGYTRFYNLVRKALKKVDKRIMVGGPYLVMDSLDPKRSEGASDVVAGPWGHMDRRIVDAFEYWNEHKAGADFVVVDGASYTHDDEMLPDEFAATDKFTAVSRWIERQTGDLPLWWAEYYVEPADNRDKRDGWSETHRVAVQAAALIALAKGGATSGFYWNPEDERGRSCAGCMWRPTHSADGGEALPMYGLVSRFNEEFGPGTEFTTVSVAADDVPNVRVLADDRAVLVVNTLDRPISAKVDGRRFEMQGYEVKWLRR is encoded by the coding sequence ATGGGATGTCACGGGTGGAATCCGGAGGAACGCCGATGGCGGCTGATCGCCGCGCTCGGGGTGGGGATGGCCGCTCTGGCCCTGGTGCTCGCGGTGCTCGGCACCCTCCCTGACAGCAGGGGCGGCACGGGCAGCATCGCCGGCACCACCCCCGACGGCGACAAGGTCCACGGCACACCGGTGAGCCCGCCCCGGCAGGAGGGCCCCGAGGTCGGCTGGGGCTTCACGCACACCCAGCACTCGGCCGACGAGGGCGCGCGGAGCGCCGTCACCCGCACGGAGAAGCTGCTGGGCGAGCGGCCGATGCCGCAGAACCAGGCGATCATGGGCTGGGGCGCGGACAACCCCGAGCCGGTGAAGGGGCGTTACGACTTCGACGCGCTGGACCGCCGCGTCGACTTCGTCCGCGCCTCCGGCGGTACGCCCGTGATCACGCTGTGCTGCGCGCCCGACTGGATGAAGGGCGGCGAGGCGGGCGTCGACCGCACGGACTGGAGCCGGCACAACCTGGAGAAGGCCCCCGACCCCGATCACTACCAGGACTACGCGAACCTGGCCGCGACCGTCGCCAAGCGCTATCCGGACGTACGCCACTTCATCGTGTGGAACGAGTTCAAGGGCTTCTGGAACGACGAGAAGGGCCGCTGGGACTACGAGGGCTACACACGGTTCTACAACCTCGTCCGGAAAGCCCTGAAGAAGGTCGACAAGCGCATCATGGTCGGCGGCCCCTATCTGGTGATGGACAGCCTCGACCCGAAGCGGAGCGAGGGCGCCTCGGACGTCGTCGCGGGGCCGTGGGGCCACATGGACCGGCGGATCGTCGACGCCTTCGAGTACTGGAACGAGCACAAGGCGGGCGCCGACTTCGTCGTGGTCGACGGCGCGAGCTACACGCACGACGACGAGATGCTGCCCGACGAGTTCGCGGCCACCGACAAGTTCACGGCCGTCAGCCGGTGGATCGAACGGCAGACCGGCGATCTGCCGCTGTGGTGGGCCGAGTACTACGTGGAACCCGCCGACAACAGGGACAAGCGCGACGGCTGGAGCGAGACGCACCGCGTCGCCGTGCAGGCCGCCGCACTGATCGCCCTGGCCAAGGGCGGCGCGACCTCGGGGTTCTACTGGAACCCCGAGGACGAGAGAGGCCGCTCCTGCGCCGGCTGCATGTGGCGGCCCACGCACAGCGCCGACGGCGGGGAAGCGCTGCCGATGTACGGGCTCGTGTCGAGGTTCAACGAGGAGTTCGGCCCGGGCACGGAGTTCACCACGGTCTCGGTGGCCGCCGACGACGTGCCCAACGTGCGGGTCCTCGCCGACGACCGGGCCGTCCTCGTCGTGAACACCCTGGACCGGCCGATCAGCGC
- a CDS encoding GNAT family N-acetyltransferase, translating into MTVIVRALRPDSPSDTEGFARVRRACVPAMLATPASVAHDLAHAHPDAHYRQLIAVTGDGTVIGTAQVGMAYDSPRPDAGFANVYVHPDHEKRGAGTLILRTAEAHLARHGAREVYCWALDGERNLAWAAARGYRPTRGAHFLRLDLTPDDALPPRAPLPPGVELRTGADFAADPYPLYALDAETAADEPGDLALHLSDYEQWLADTWQHPLLDLALTTVAVVDGRPAAFTAARTDGDGRYLSGMTGTARAHRGRGLAKLAKNDSLHRAREAGITVAYTGNDAGNEPMLAINTWFGYTLDAKEIRHVRTLGA; encoded by the coding sequence ATGACTGTGATCGTCCGTGCCCTGCGTCCCGACTCCCCGTCCGACACGGAGGGTTTCGCCCGGGTCCGCCGGGCCTGTGTGCCGGCGATGCTCGCGACCCCCGCCTCCGTCGCCCACGACCTCGCCCACGCCCACCCCGACGCCCACTACCGCCAGCTGATCGCGGTGACCGGCGACGGCACGGTGATCGGCACGGCCCAGGTCGGTATGGCGTACGACAGCCCCCGCCCGGACGCGGGCTTCGCCAACGTCTACGTCCACCCCGACCACGAGAAGCGCGGCGCGGGCACCCTGATCCTGCGTACGGCGGAGGCGCACCTGGCCCGGCACGGCGCGCGGGAGGTCTACTGCTGGGCGCTCGACGGGGAACGCAACCTGGCGTGGGCGGCGGCCCGCGGCTACCGCCCCACCCGCGGCGCCCACTTCCTGCGCCTCGACCTCACGCCGGACGACGCGCTGCCGCCCCGCGCCCCGCTGCCGCCCGGCGTGGAGCTGCGCACCGGCGCCGACTTCGCGGCCGACCCGTACCCCCTGTACGCCCTGGACGCGGAGACGGCGGCGGACGAGCCGGGCGATCTCGCCCTGCATCTCTCGGACTACGAGCAGTGGCTGGCGGACACCTGGCAGCACCCACTGCTCGACCTCGCGCTGACGACGGTGGCCGTGGTGGACGGCAGGCCCGCCGCGTTCACGGCGGCGCGCACCGACGGCGACGGCCGCTATCTGTCGGGCATGACCGGCACGGCCCGCGCGCACCGGGGCCGTGGCCTCGCCAAGCTCGCGAAGAACGACTCGCTGCACCGCGCCCGGGAGGCCGGGATCACGGTGGCGTACACGGGCAACGACGCCGGCAACGAGCCGATGCTCGCGATCAACACCTGGTTCGGCTACACGCTCGACGCGAAGGAGATCCGCCATGTCCGCACCCTCGGCGCCTGA
- a CDS encoding cupin domain-containing protein, with product MATTPSEAVVHEPHGARFVSYATPRTGSAQLAAWRGEIPAGTRAPGHTVSHEEVLYPLTGTLRLPLDGETHTVAPGDAVIVNAGSTLAVENPTDSTATMWVTTSVGLEAELADGTRITPPWTH from the coding sequence CTGGCCACGACGCCCTCGGAGGCCGTCGTCCACGAACCGCACGGCGCCCGCTTCGTTTCGTACGCCACTCCCCGCACCGGCAGCGCCCAGCTCGCGGCCTGGCGCGGCGAGATCCCGGCCGGCACCCGGGCCCCGGGCCACACGGTGAGCCACGAGGAGGTGCTGTACCCGCTCACGGGGACGCTGCGGCTGCCCCTCGACGGCGAGACCCACACGGTCGCGCCCGGTGACGCGGTGATCGTGAACGCGGGCTCGACGCTCGCGGTGGAGAACCCCACGGACAGCACGGCGACGATGTGGGTGACGACGTCGGTCGGGCTGGAGGCGGAGCTGGCGGACGGTACGCGGATCACGCCGCCCTGGACGCACTGA
- a CDS encoding SMI1/KNR4 family protein yields MSERPVSTVPPVPEAWGRIEAWLSAHAPVTYATLRPPVDPEEIAAVERELGLRLPDDFVAVLTRHDGVGSRQDAFTFPGGGAPLSLAELLDGARMNLDLWDDGSEDGEDGLLDGDYWHRRYVMFTGGNTPDGLVLDCRPGDTFGAVGYFFNGEGTRFGHWSSYAELLTEVADALENGTPVGRIAKYVGVPFAGELLWEPEPQPVPEPFSLFERAAAEPAPAPAGPFDERFRPVAEEGWAGEYAEFCLTFVHGVGPDELLGRYGASPGTHAERTRVGAVEDSARWTGGHLPTVRAGRAGEWAFGIEQGHAEGARDAVLRRLSRGTRAVSLHFSGFTALSLYEDGRRVTLHDTRGVPRGSDERDPYEVFPGLPGRPGTEPPSRPGLGRPLGAAVPTPRQPLRASAPGPALRGDVSAEPAPDPRYVTVPTPPGFAGPHREVLRQVCAALTAALGIDLPPDALDGALPSALILPVLEPLTGRGGFLPESVTGLLDAAAPDTLRTALAAQLALFTAETGLDRYPEVAAALTGDGRGPVDDDSPLGIRLRTVTAERAGIVREQGKELAGHPVTWDDLHGWRRREEAAQAVRAWCERPARQAAGWILPHREDPWWRTRFTADLAGTKEHA; encoded by the coding sequence ATGAGCGAGAGACCCGTGAGCACCGTCCCTCCCGTCCCGGAAGCCTGGGGGCGCATCGAGGCATGGCTGAGCGCACACGCCCCTGTGACGTACGCCACGTTGCGGCCGCCCGTCGATCCGGAGGAGATCGCGGCCGTGGAGCGGGAGCTCGGTCTGCGCCTGCCCGACGACTTCGTGGCCGTCCTGACCCGGCACGACGGGGTCGGATCGCGTCAGGACGCGTTCACCTTCCCCGGCGGCGGGGCGCCACTGTCGCTCGCGGAACTGCTCGACGGAGCCCGGATGAACCTCGACCTCTGGGACGACGGCAGCGAGGACGGCGAGGACGGACTGCTCGACGGCGACTACTGGCACCGCCGGTACGTCATGTTCACCGGCGGCAACACCCCGGACGGCCTGGTGCTCGACTGCCGCCCCGGCGACACCTTCGGGGCGGTCGGCTACTTCTTCAACGGCGAGGGCACCCGCTTCGGCCACTGGTCCTCGTACGCGGAGCTGCTGACCGAGGTCGCCGACGCGCTGGAGAACGGCACACCGGTGGGGAGGATCGCGAAGTACGTGGGCGTGCCCTTCGCGGGCGAACTGCTGTGGGAGCCCGAGCCGCAGCCCGTGCCCGAGCCGTTCTCCCTGTTCGAGCGGGCGGCGGCGGAGCCCGCACCAGCCCCGGCCGGACCCTTCGACGAGCGGTTCCGGCCGGTCGCCGAAGAGGGCTGGGCGGGCGAGTACGCGGAGTTCTGCCTCACCTTCGTGCACGGCGTCGGCCCGGACGAACTCCTCGGCCGGTACGGCGCGTCGCCCGGCACGCACGCCGAGCGCACCCGGGTCGGCGCCGTCGAGGACAGCGCCCGCTGGACCGGCGGCCACCTGCCGACCGTACGGGCCGGGCGGGCGGGGGAGTGGGCCTTCGGCATCGAGCAGGGCCATGCCGAGGGCGCGCGGGACGCCGTGCTGCGCCGGCTGTCGCGGGGCACCCGCGCGGTGTCGCTGCACTTCTCCGGATTCACCGCGCTGTCCCTGTACGAGGACGGCCGCCGCGTCACCCTCCACGACACCCGGGGCGTGCCGCGCGGCAGCGACGAGCGCGACCCGTACGAGGTGTTCCCCGGACTGCCGGGGCGGCCCGGCACCGAGCCGCCGTCCCGGCCGGGCCTCGGGCGGCCGCTCGGCGCCGCGGTCCCGACGCCGCGACAGCCGCTCCGCGCGAGCGCGCCGGGGCCCGCCCTGCGCGGCGACGTGAGCGCCGAGCCCGCCCCCGATCCCCGGTACGTCACCGTGCCGACCCCACCCGGCTTCGCGGGCCCGCACCGCGAGGTCCTGCGCCAGGTGTGCGCCGCGCTCACCGCCGCCCTCGGCATCGACCTGCCGCCCGACGCCCTCGACGGCGCGCTGCCCAGCGCCCTGATCCTGCCGGTGCTCGAACCGCTCACCGGCCGGGGCGGATTCCTGCCGGAGTCCGTGACCGGGCTGCTGGACGCGGCGGCCCCGGACACCCTGCGCACCGCGCTTGCCGCCCAGCTCGCCCTGTTCACCGCGGAGACCGGCCTCGACCGCTATCCCGAGGTGGCCGCCGCCCTCACCGGGGACGGCCGCGGCCCGGTCGACGACGACTCCCCGCTCGGGATACGCCTGCGCACCGTGACGGCCGAGCGGGCGGGCATCGTGCGGGAGCAGGGCAAGGAGCTGGCCGGACATCCGGTGACCTGGGACGACCTCCACGGCTGGCGGCGGCGCGAGGAGGCGGCGCAGGCGGTGCGGGCCTGGTGCGAGCGGCCCGCACGGCAGGCGGCCGGCTGGATCCTGCCGCACCGCGAGGACCCCTGGTGGCGCACCCGCTTCACCGCCGACCTGGCCGGGACGAAGGAGCACGCGTGA
- a CDS encoding DUF402 domain-containing protein — MSAPSAPDAVHVRLVKAGRTKIRYPAALLRDDGTHAVVRAAWAGDGVRDFGFVRFAPGDVFTEHYWRDRWYAVKEVRTGDGTLKGWYCDITRPVVRGADGDLLSEDLDLDLWVSADGAEVIRLDEDEFADSGLAERDPAAAREATRALDALELLARQGRFPALLS; from the coding sequence ATGTCCGCACCCTCGGCGCCTGACGCGGTGCACGTGCGCCTGGTCAAGGCCGGGCGCACGAAGATCAGGTACCCGGCGGCGCTGCTGCGCGACGACGGCACGCACGCGGTGGTCCGCGCCGCCTGGGCGGGCGACGGCGTACGGGACTTCGGCTTCGTGCGGTTCGCGCCCGGCGACGTCTTCACCGAGCACTACTGGCGCGATCGCTGGTACGCGGTCAAGGAGGTGCGGACCGGCGACGGCACCCTGAAGGGCTGGTACTGCGACATCACCCGCCCGGTGGTCCGCGGCGCGGACGGCGATCTGCTCTCCGAGGACCTGGATCTGGACCTGTGGGTCTCGGCGGACGGCGCCGAGGTGATCCGGCTGGACGAGGACGAGTTCGCCGACAGCGGTCTCGCCGAGCGGGACCCGGCCGCCGCGCGGGAGGCGACCCGGGCGCTCGACGCCCTCGAACTCCTGGCCCGACAGGGCCGGTTCCCCGCGCTGCTCAGCTGA
- a CDS encoding class I SAM-dependent methyltransferase: MNTNGTTDTSDGTGTTDTSDSTDVWDEAAATFDDEPDHGLRDPVVRAAWADRLDGWLPAEPGAVLDLGCGTGSLSLLAAERGHRVTGIDSAPRMLERARHKLAGRDAEFRLGNAAAPPVPPGAYDVVLVRHVLWTLPGPEDVLRHWLTLLRPAGRLVLIEGVWGELNPVGIPAGTLLDTLAPLVREVRHTPLSQDARLWGGPVRDERYAVVALS, encoded by the coding sequence GTGAACACGAACGGCACGACCGATACGAGCGACGGGACCGGCACGACCGATACCAGCGATTCGACCGATGTCTGGGACGAGGCCGCGGCCACCTTCGACGACGAGCCGGACCACGGGCTGCGGGACCCCGTCGTACGGGCGGCCTGGGCGGACCGCCTCGACGGCTGGCTGCCCGCGGAGCCGGGCGCGGTGCTCGACCTCGGCTGCGGCACCGGCAGCCTGTCGCTGCTCGCGGCCGAGCGGGGCCACCGGGTGACGGGGATCGACAGCGCCCCGCGCATGCTGGAGCGGGCCCGGCACAAACTGGCGGGCCGGGACGCCGAGTTCCGCCTGGGGAACGCGGCGGCGCCGCCGGTGCCGCCGGGCGCGTACGACGTGGTGCTCGTCCGGCACGTGCTGTGGACGCTGCCCGGCCCCGAGGACGTGCTGCGGCACTGGCTGACCCTGCTGCGGCCCGCGGGGCGGCTGGTGCTGATCGAGGGGGTGTGGGGCGAGCTGAACCCGGTGGGCATCCCGGCCGGCACCCTCCTGGACACCCTCGCGCCGCTCGTCCGCGAGGTCCGGCACACCCCTCTGTCGCAGGACGCGCGCCTGTGGGGCGGACCGGTCCGCGACGAGCGGTACGCGGTGGTCGCGCTCAGCTGA
- a CDS encoding GNAT family N-acetyltransferase, whose product MTSDPRLCAITPDTFDAALGVRVRPDQEHLVAPVVKSLAEAYVHPGVAWPRLIVDGERTVGFLMAFFDIDWTGDGTDRRSGLWRLNIAEGEQGRGYGRFAVGAVADELRRRGGTRMFVTWHPGPDGPEGFYLGLGFRPTGETSGGQTVGELVLED is encoded by the coding sequence ATGACGAGCGACCCGCGCCTGTGCGCCATAACCCCCGACACCTTCGACGCCGCCCTCGGCGTACGGGTGCGGCCGGATCAGGAGCATCTGGTGGCGCCCGTGGTGAAGTCGCTGGCCGAGGCGTACGTGCATCCCGGGGTGGCCTGGCCCCGGCTGATCGTCGACGGGGAGCGGACCGTCGGGTTCCTGATGGCCTTCTTCGACATCGACTGGACCGGCGACGGCACCGACCGCCGCTCGGGTCTGTGGCGACTGAACATCGCGGAGGGCGAGCAGGGCCGGGGCTACGGCCGCTTCGCCGTCGGGGCCGTGGCCGACGAACTGCGCCGCCGCGGCGGCACCCGCATGTTCGTCACCTGGCACCCCGGCCCGGACGGCCCTGAGGGCTTCTACCTCGGCCTCGGCTTCCGGCCGACCGGGGAGACCAGCGGCGGGCAGACGGTCGGCGAACTCGTGCTGGAGGACTGA
- a CDS encoding GNAT family N-acetyltransferase, translating to MNEEARTTDPGIRPAVAADVPAVKAVTDAAYRPYIARIGLVPQPMEADHAANVAAGLVHVIGDPDVIGLVVVEARADHLFLDSIAVHPDAHGQGVGRRLLGFVDEHARALGLPEVRLYTHALMRENQEIYPRYGYEVMERRTDGPYDRIHYRKLL from the coding sequence ATGAACGAAGAAGCACGTACAACGGATCCGGGGATCCGCCCGGCCGTCGCCGCCGACGTCCCCGCAGTCAAGGCCGTCACGGACGCCGCGTACCGCCCCTACATCGCCCGCATCGGCCTGGTCCCGCAGCCGATGGAGGCCGACCACGCCGCGAACGTCGCGGCGGGCCTGGTGCACGTCATTGGGGACCCGGACGTCATCGGGCTCGTGGTGGTGGAGGCCCGGGCCGATCATCTGTTCCTGGACAGCATCGCGGTCCACCCCGACGCCCACGGTCAAGGGGTGGGCCGCCGCCTGCTCGGCTTCGTCGACGAGCACGCGCGCGCCCTCGGTCTGCCCGAAGTCCGGCTCTACACCCACGCGTTGATGCGGGAGAACCAGGAGATCTATCCGAGGTACGGATACGAGGTCATGGAGCGCCGGACCGACGGACCCTACGACCGCATCCACTACCGCAAGCTGCTCTGA
- a CDS encoding DUF5925 domain-containing protein produces the protein MSANPFDALPVRLGVDDSDSPSDVVDALFLGRFATGEQPHSHAVNIDRVRSGATLLPPGARILRSARDDDRSATLAEGDGWTLLISRWNRGADVTVTATTTELAAKILGQATDGAADEPEPQPENVTMGFWYVSPRRGPHRTTRQISAGTWDEVRPNYTAPVAEAMDGLMKTRPEDIAGRLLLLHGPPGTGKTSALRTLARSWRDWCQVDCVLDPERLFSDVGYLMDIAIGEDDGTAKGRWRLLLLEDCDELIRGEAKHTAGQALSRLLNLTDGLLGQGRNVLVGVTTNEDLERLHPAVVRPGRCLARIEVGPMTHRESVAWLGTEEGIGREGATLAELYALRRGVSPTAVPDQRGGADAGLYL, from the coding sequence ATGTCTGCGAACCCATTCGACGCGCTGCCGGTCCGGCTGGGCGTCGACGACAGCGACTCGCCCTCCGATGTCGTCGACGCGCTCTTCCTCGGCCGCTTCGCCACGGGCGAGCAGCCGCACTCGCACGCGGTCAACATCGACCGGGTCCGGTCCGGTGCCACCCTGCTGCCGCCGGGCGCCCGCATCCTGCGCTCCGCGCGCGACGACGACCGCAGTGCGACGCTCGCCGAGGGGGACGGCTGGACGCTGCTGATCTCCCGGTGGAACCGGGGCGCCGACGTCACGGTCACGGCGACCACCACCGAGCTGGCGGCGAAGATCCTCGGCCAGGCCACGGACGGCGCCGCCGACGAGCCCGAACCCCAGCCGGAGAACGTGACGATGGGGTTCTGGTACGTCTCGCCGCGGCGCGGGCCGCACCGCACGACCCGGCAGATCTCGGCGGGTACGTGGGACGAGGTCCGGCCCAACTACACGGCGCCGGTCGCCGAGGCGATGGACGGTCTCATGAAGACGCGGCCCGAGGACATCGCGGGCCGGCTGCTGCTGCTCCACGGGCCGCCCGGCACGGGCAAGACCTCGGCGCTGCGTACGCTGGCGCGGTCGTGGCGGGACTGGTGCCAGGTGGACTGCGTCCTGGACCCCGAGCGGCTCTTCTCCGACGTCGGCTATCTGATGGACATCGCGATCGGCGAGGACGACGGTACGGCGAAGGGGCGTTGGCGGCTGCTGCTCCTGGAGGACTGCGACGAGCTGATCCGGGGCGAGGCCAAGCACACCGCCGGGCAGGCGCTGTCCCGGCTGCTGAATCTCACGGACGGGCTGCTCGGGCAGGGCAGGAACGTTCTGGTGGGCGTGACCACCAACGAGGACCTGGAGCGTCTGCATCCCGCCGTGGTGCGGCCCGGCCGTTGTCTCGCCCGGATCGAGGTGGGGCCGATGACACATCGTGAGTCGGTGGCCTGGCTCGGCACCGAGGAGGGGATCGGGCGTGAGGGGGCGACTCTGGCGGAGCTCTACGCCCTCCGCCGGGGGGTCTCGCCGACGGCGGTGCCGGATCAGCGGGGCGGGGCCGATGCGGGGCTGTATTTGTAG
- a CDS encoding GntR family transcriptional regulator: protein MTLKIRIDDSAAPYEQVRAQISELARGGTLPVGYKLPTVRGLAEELGLAANTVAKAYRALEADGVIETRGRNGTFVAAARDAASREAAVAAQVYAERVHRLGLSQEAALEAARDAVRAAYS, encoded by the coding sequence GTGACCCTGAAGATCCGGATTGACGACAGCGCGGCCCCCTACGAGCAGGTGCGGGCGCAGATCTCCGAGCTGGCCCGGGGCGGGACGCTGCCCGTCGGGTACAAGTTGCCCACGGTGCGCGGGCTCGCCGAGGAGTTGGGGCTCGCCGCCAATACCGTGGCCAAGGCGTACCGGGCGCTGGAGGCGGACGGGGTGATCGAGACGCGGGGGCGCAACGGGACGTTCGTCGCTGCCGCTCGGGACGCGGCTTCTCGGGAGGCGGCTGTCGCGGCCCAGGTCTATGCCGAGCGGGTTCATCGCCTCGGTCTCTCTCAGGAGGCCGCGCTCGAGGCGGCCCGGGACGCGGTACGGGCCGCTTATTCCTGA
- a CDS encoding lytic polysaccharide monooxygenase, giving the protein MPTRRRLTALAAIATGAAALSATPASAHGTLGDPVSRVAACYAEGAESPTSAACKAAVAAGGPQALYDWNGIRIGDAGGQHQAKIPDGKLCSANSEEFKGMDLARDDWPATKVSAGAYTFKYKVTAQHKGTFNLYVTKQGYDASKPLAWSDLDLEHPVATKTDPVAEGGYYTFSGTLPERTGRQLVYGIWQRSDSPEAFYSCSDVTYGGSGGSGSTSAAAPAASAPSDEQIAEDADKSTVDHSGMDMGDGDGATAAPHEDHGSASPSTEAAAASTDGNTPSTDGSSERLAETGGDASTSYIAIGGAAALTIGAAGLFASVRRRATAGGGRHGR; this is encoded by the coding sequence ATGCCCACACGTCGCAGGCTGACCGCGCTCGCCGCCATCGCCACCGGCGCCGCCGCCCTGTCCGCCACCCCCGCGTCCGCGCACGGCACGCTCGGCGATCCGGTCAGCCGGGTCGCGGCCTGCTACGCGGAGGGTGCCGAGAGCCCCACCTCCGCGGCGTGCAAGGCGGCGGTCGCGGCGGGCGGCCCGCAGGCCCTCTACGACTGGAACGGCATCCGGATCGGCGACGCGGGCGGGCAGCACCAGGCGAAGATCCCGGACGGCAAGCTGTGCTCGGCGAACTCCGAGGAGTTCAAGGGCATGGACCTGGCGCGGGACGACTGGCCGGCGACGAAGGTCTCGGCGGGCGCGTACACCTTCAAGTACAAGGTGACCGCCCAGCACAAGGGCACCTTCAACCTCTATGTGACGAAGCAGGGTTACGACGCGTCGAAGCCGCTGGCCTGGTCCGACCTGGATCTGGAGCACCCGGTGGCGACGAAGACGGACCCGGTGGCGGAGGGCGGCTACTACACGTTCTCCGGCACCCTGCCCGAGCGCACGGGCCGCCAGCTGGTCTACGGCATCTGGCAGCGCTCGGACAGCCCGGAGGCGTTCTACTCCTGCTCGGACGTGACGTACGGCGGCAGCGGCGGCTCCGGGTCCACGAGCGCGGCGGCACCGGCGGCCTCGGCACCCTCCGACGAGCAGATCGCCGAGGACGCCGACAAGTCGACGGTCGACCACAGCGGCATGGACATGGGCGACGGCGACGGCGCGACGGCCGCCCCGCACGAGGACCACGGGTCGGCGTCCCCGTCGACGGAGGCGGCAGCGGCGTCGACCGACGGCAACACCCCGTCCACCGACGGCAGTTCGGAGCGGCTGGCGGAGACCGGTGGCGACGCGTCCACCTCGTACATCGCGATCGGCGGTGCGGCCGCCCTGACGATCGGCGCGGCGGGCCTGTTCGCCTCGGTGCGGCGGCGCGCGACGGCGGGCGGCGGCCGGCACGGCCGCTGA